A window from Bradysia coprophila strain Holo2 chromosome X unlocalized genomic scaffold, BU_Bcop_v1 contig_20, whole genome shotgun sequence encodes these proteins:
- the LOC119068799 gene encoding spectrin beta chain isoform X1 produces the protein MTTDISVVRWDPSQGPGSEYIDEYEYDGGNSSSRLFERSRIKALAEERGNVQKKTFTKWVNSHLVRVNGRIQDLYIDMRDGKNLIKLLEVLSGERLPKPTKGKMRIHCLENVDKALQFLRDQRVHLENIGSHDIVDGNASLNLGLIWTIILRFQIQDITIEEVDNKETKSAKDALLLWCQMKTAGYQNVNVRNFTTSWRDGLAFNAIIHKHRPDLIQFDKLGKNHPMHNLNNAFDVAEKLGLTKLLDAEDVFVEHPDEKSIITYVVTYYHYFSKLKQETVQGKRIGKVVGIAMENEKMINDYETFTSDLLGWIESTIITLGDRTFANSLTGVQQQLSQFANYRTVEKPPKFVEKGNLEVLLFTLQSKMRSNNQKPYTPKEGRMISDINKAWERLEKAEHERELALREELIRQEKLEQLAARFNRKASMRETWLSENQRLVSQDNFGFDLAAVEAAAKKHEAIQTDIHAYEERVQAVVAVSDELDAERYHDIERILARKENVLRLWQYLQELLEARKMRLELSWQLQQNFQEMLYILDNMEEIKQRLLTDDYGKHLMGVEDLLQKHSLVEADINVLGERVKTVVQNSQRFLGEEANGYRPCDPAIIVDRVQQLEDAYAELVRLAVERRSRLEESRKLWQFYWDTSDEENWIKEKEQIVSTADIGHDLTTINLLLSKHKALESDIQSHDPQLQSVAKIGDELISEGHFGADRIKDRLKEILAKWNHLLDLTKYRRQRLENAVDYFQLFADADDIDQWMLDSLRLVSSEDVGKDESHAQSLLKKHKDVSDELKSYAETIDQLHKQADALTLDETEQKTVSDRIASIDDRYKQLMELSKLRKLRLLDALSLYKLMSEADGVEQWIDEKEKMLDTMTPGKDIEDVEIMKHRYDGFDKEMNANASRVDIVNQLAHQLLNQFTSVDHPNAEQIITRQNHLNQEWSRLRDKADTKRDQLNSAHGVQTFYIECRETISWIEDKKRILTETDNLQMDLTGVMTLQRRLSGMERDLAAIQAKLTALEKEADAIEGEHPEEAALIRERIAQITVIWEQLTNMLKDRDSKLEERGDLHRFLRDLDHFQTWLTKTQTDVASEDPPASLPEAEKLLNQHQTIREEIDNYTEDYQNMMEYGETLTSDPENNDPQYMFLRERLNALKDGWEELHQMWENRQELLSQSLDQQLFNRDSRQAEVLLSQQEHFLSKDDTPVNLEQAENQLKRHEAFLTTMDANDDKINSIVHVADALVDKKHYDADRIRKRADNIAERRDGNQNRAKEQQEKLMNQVKLHEFLQDLEELTEWVSEKYIISQDDTYRSAKTIHSKWTRHQAFEAEIAANKERLFEAEKAAQGLMTEKPEFKEIIEPKLKDLSKSFEDLETFTKDKGAQLFDANREVLVQQTCDDIDSYITDLEKQIINTDTGNDLTSVNILMQKQQVIQTQMALKARQVEEMDKQTQYLQKTIPLEQVEPIVTKKVAVTERFEKIKAPLVERQKQLEKKKEAFQFGRDVEEEKLWIDEKMPLATSDDCGNSLFNVNVLKKKNQSLATEIENHEPRIMAICNNGQKLIDEGHEDSPQFVERIKELTQKWQELKDAIENRRKNLDQSERVQQYFFDAAEAESWMSEQELYMMVEDRGKDETTAQNLMKKHETLEQLVEDYANTIRQLGDTARQLTLEQISHGDAVSVKQSQLDKLYAGLKDLAGERRARLDEALQLFMLNREVDDLEQWIAERELVAGSHELGQDYDHVTLLWERFKEFAKDTATVGGERVARANGIADDLIHAGHSDSATIAEWKDGLNESWQDLLELIDTRTQMLAASRELHRFFHDCKDVLSRILEKQHGVSDELGRDAGSVSALQRKHHNFIQDLTTLYSQVQLIQEESAKLQASYAGDRAREITNREQEVLQAWMNLQAMCDTRKTKLSDTGDLFKFFNMVRTLMLWMDDVVRQMNTSEKPRDVSGVELLMNNHQSLKAEIDTREDNFSTCLTLGKELLARNHYATTEIKDRLLQLTNTRNALLHRWEERWENLQLILEVYQFARDAAVAEAWLIAQEPYLMSTELGHTIDEVENLIKKHEAFEKSAAAQEERFSALQRLTTFELKEMKRRQDAAEEVERKRLQAENEAKAAAEAQAEAARRAESKDSADASSPHREHEAVTMRAASPIAERPISQTEHEPKPIPAKRQSIEPVRQSISPKQGSATPPSGSDRRSIPMSPTTPSNTGSLKIGRPRSRSKSPFRSFRWKRGSTSRAADSDDEADRPSSGGDADVEGTLTRKHEWEHTTKKASNRSWDKVYVVARGARLTFYKDQKASKAVPESTFRGEPPLILEGASVDVATDYTKKKHVFRIKLSNGAEFLLQAHDDSEMNQWVGALQAQCQTGGGGGSRSMTLPASSQKDETKRKSFFTLKKN, from the exons atgACTACAGACATTTCGGTAGTGCGCTGGGATCCCAGTCAGGGGCCTGGCAGCGAATACATTGACGAATACGAATACGACGGAGGAAATTCAAGTTCTCGCCTTTTCGAACGTTCTCGCATTAAAGCTTTAGCCG AGGAACGAGGAAACGTACAAAAGAAGACGTTCACAAAATGGGTCAACTCACATTTGGTACGTGTGAATGGTCGCATACAGGATTTGTATATTGATATGCGTGACggtaaaaatttgatcaaattgTTGGAAGTACTGTCGGGTGAACGTCTTCCAAAGCCGACAAAAGGCAAGATGAGAATTCACTGCTTGGAAAATGTGGACAAAGCGTTGCAATTTTTACGCGACCAACGAGTGCATTTGGAAAATATCGGTTCGCACGATATTGTCGATGGCAATGCCAGTTTAAATTTGGGACTCATTTGGACGATCATTCTTCGGTTCCAAATTCAGGATATTACAATTGAAGAAGTTGACAACAAGGAAACGAAATCAGCTAAAGATGCCCTGCTATTGTGGTGTCAAATGAAAACAGCTGGAtatcaaaatgtaaatgtgCGCAATTTTACAACATCCTGGAGAGACGGTTTAGCATTCAATGCTATCATTCACAAACATCGACCCGATCTCATCCAGTTCGACAAATTGGGTAAAAATCATCCCATGCACAACTTGAACAATGCCTTCGATGTGGCAGAAAAATTGGGCTTGACAAAACTATTAGATGCTGAGGACGTGTTCGTTGAACATCCAGATGAAAAATCAATCATCACATACGTCGTCACATACTATCACTACTTCAGCAAACTCAAACAAGAAACAGTACAAGGAAAGCGTATTGGAAAAGTAGTCGGCATAGCAatggaaaatgagaaaatgatcAACGACTACGAGACATTTACTAGTGACCTTCTCGGATGGATCGAAAGCACAATCATCACGTTGGGCGATCGAACGTTCGCAAACTCATTAACCGGCGTACAACAGCAGCTATCGCAATTCGCAAACTATCGTACAGTCGAGAAACCAccaaaattcgtcgaaaaaGGCAACTTGGAAGTTCTGTTGTTCACACTCCAGTCGAAGATGCGCTCGAACAACCAGAAACCATACACGCCGAAAGAGGGACGAATGATTTCCGATATCAACAAAGCGTGGGAACGATTGGAGAAAGCCGAACATGAACGAGAATTGGCGTTACGCGAGGAGCTTATACGTCAGGAGAAACTTGAACAGCTTGCAGCTCGTTTCAATCGAAAGGCATCGATGAGAGAGACCTGGCTGTCCGAAAATCAACGGCTTGTTAGCCAAGACAACTTTGGATTCGATTTGGCAGCTGTTGAAGCAGCAGCCAAGAAACACGAAGCCATTCAAACTGATATCCATGCATATGAAGAACGCGTTCAAGCTGTTGTCGCTGTGTCCGATGAATTGGACGCGGAACGATATCACGACATTGAACGCATATTGGCACGTAAAGAGAATGTCTTACGATTGTGGCAATATCTGCAAGAGTTATTGGAGGCTCGCAAGATGCGTCTAGAACTTTCATGGCAGCTACAGCAAAACTTCCAAGAGATGCTCTACATCTTGGACAATATGGAAGAAATCAAACAACGTTTATTGACAGACGATTACGGCAAACATTTGATGGGTGTTGAAGATCTGTTGCAGAAACATTCTCTGGTAGAAGCCGACATCAACGTACTGGGCGAACGTGTCAAAACAGTTGTCCAAAATTCGCAACGATTTTTGGGTGAAGAAGCCAATGGTTACCGACCATGTGATCCAGCTATCATCGTTGACCGTGTCCAACAGCTGGAGGACGCATATGCCGAACTCGTCCGATTGGCCGTTGAACGCAGATCGCGTTTGGAAGAGAGCCGCAAATTGTGGCAATTCTACTGGGACACTTCTGATGAAGAAAATTGGATCAAGGAGAAGGAACAGATCGTTTCGACCGCCGACATCGGTCACGATCTCACCACAATCAATCTGTTGCTATCCAAGCACAAAGCCCTCGAATCCGACATTCAATCGCACGATCCACAGTTGCAGTCGGTTGCGAAGATTGGTGACGAACTCATCAGCGAAGGTCACTTTGGTGCCGATCGTATCAAGGATCGTCTAAAGGAAATCCTAGCGAAATGGAATCACCTTTTGGATTTAACAAAATATCGTCGTCAACGTCTCGAGAATGCAGTCGATTACTTCCAATTGTTTGCTGATGCTGATGACATCGATCAATGGATGTTGGATTCGTTGCGATTGGTTTCGTCCGAAGATGTGGGCAAGGACGAGTCACATGCTCAATCCTTGTTGAAAAAGCACAAAGATGTTTCCGACGAACTTAAGAGCTATGCTGAAACTATCGACCAGCTACATAAACAAGCCGATGCGCTAACACTCGATGAAACAGAACAGAAAACCGTGTCTGATCGTATTGCATCGATCGATGACCGATACAAGCAGCTCATGGAGCTATCCAAATTGCGTAAACTTCGCTTATTGGACGCACTCAGTTTGTATAAACTCATGTCGGAGGCCGATGGCGTTGAGCAATGGATTGatgaaaaagagaaaatgttGGACACAATGACGCCTGGAAAGGATATCGAAGATGTTGAAATAATGAAACATCGTTACGATGGTTTCGATAAGGAAATGAATGCAAACGCATCCAGAGTCGATATTGTCAACCAATTGGCCCACCAATTGTTGAACCAATTCACCAGTGTTGACCATCCGAATGCTGAACAAATTATCACTCGTCAGAATCATCTCAATCAAGAATGGTCACGATTACGCGACAAGGCAGACACGAAGAGAGATCAACTCAACTCGGCACATGGTGTGCAGACCTTCTACATTGAATGCCGTGAAACAATTTCATGGATCGAAGACAAGAAACGTATTTTGACCGAAACCGACAATCTACAAATGGATTTGACCGGTGTCATGACTCTACAACGTAGACTCAGCGGTATGGAACGTGATTTGGCAGCTATTCAAGCTAAACTTACCGCATTGGAAAAGGAAGCCGATGCCATTGAAGGTGAACATCCTGAAGAGGCTGCACTGATTCGTGAACGCATCGCACAGATTACCGTCATTTGGGAACAATTGACCAATATGTTGAAGGACCGTGATTCCAAATTGGAGGAACGCGGTGACTTGCATCGATTCTTACGTGATTTGGATCATTTCCAGACCTGGTTGACTAAAACTCAAACCGATGTCGCATCGGAAGATCCGCCAGCTTCGCTTCCAGAAGCCGAGAAGTTACTCAATCAACATCAAACCATTCGCGAAGAGATCGACAATTACACCGAAGATTATCAGAACATGATGGAATATGGTGAGACATTGACTTCCGATCCAGAAAATAATGATCCGCAATACATGTTCTTGAGAGAACGTTTGAATGCATTGAAAGACGGCTGGGAAGAGCTACACCAAATGTGGGAAAATCGTCAAGAGCTGTTGTCGCAAAGTTTGGATCAACAATTGTTCAACCGTGACTCGAGACAAGCAGAAGTTTTGCTTAGTCAACAGGAACATTTCCTTAGCAAGGACGACACACCAGTCAATCTTGAACAGGCTGAAAATCAACTTAAACGCCACGAAGCCTTCCTCACTACAATGGATGCTAATGACGATAAGATTAATAGCATTGTCCACGTAGCCGACGCTTTAGTCGATAAGAAGCACTACGATGCTGATAGAATTCGCAAACGCGCTGACAACATTGCCGAACGTCGTGATGGTAACCAGAATCGTGCTAAAGAGCAACAAGAGAAATTGATGAATCAAGTAAAATTGCACGAATTCTTGCAAGACTTGGAAGAACTCACCGAATGGGTGTccgaaaaatatattatttccCAAGATGACACCTACCGCAGTGCGAAGACCATTCACTCGAAGTGGACACGTCATCAAGCCTTCGAAGCTGAAATCGCTGCCAACAAAGAGCGATTATTCGAAGCTGAAAAGGCAGCCCAGGGACTAATGACAGAAAAGCCAGAATTCAAGGAAATTATCGAGCCGAAACTGAAGGACCTTTCAAAATCGTTTGAAGATTTGGAAACATTCACGAAAGACAAGGGAGCTCAATTGTTCGATGCTAATCGCGAAGTCTTGGTTCAACAAACCTGCGATGATATCGACTCTTACATCACTGATCTAGAGAAGCAGATCATTAACACCGATACCGGCAATGACTTGACATCAGTCAACATTCTCATGCAGAAGCAACAAGTAATTCAAACTCAAATGGCACTCAAAGCAAGACAAGTCGAAGAAATGGATAAGCAGACTCAATATTTACAAAAGACCATCCCATTGGAACAGGTCGAACCGATTGTTACAAAGAAGGTCGCCGTTACCGAACGGTTTGAGAAGATCAAGGCTCCGCTCGTGGAACGCCAGAAACAACTcgagaagaagaaagaagccTTCCAATTCGGACGTGAcgttgaagaagaaaaattgtggATCGATGAAAAAATGCCGTTAGCCACATCGGACGATTGTGGTAACTCATTGTTCAATGTCAACGtattgaagaagaagaaccaATCCTTGGCTACTGAAATCGAAAATCACGAACCAAGAATAATGGCCATCTGCAACAACGGACAAAAGTTGATCGACGAAGGCCACGAAGATTCACCACAATTTGTCGAGCGAATCAAGGAGCTCACACAGAAATGGCAAGAACTCAAAGATGCCATCGAAAATAGACGTAAGAATCTAGACCAATCCGAACGTGTTCAGCAATACTTTTTCGATGCCGCTGAAGCGGAATCATGGATGAGCGAACAAGAATTGTACATGATGGTTGAGGATCGTGGCAAGGACGAGACAACCGCACAAAACTTGATGAAAAAACATGAGACCTTGGAGCAACTGGTTGAAGATTATGCAAATACCATTCGCCAGTTAGGTGACACTGCCAGACAATTGACTTTAGAACAAATTTCGCACGGTGATGCTGTTTCAGTTAAACAATCTCAGCTTGATAAATTGTATGCAGGTCTCAAAGACTTGGCTGGAGAGCGACGAGCTCGTTTAGACGAAGCCCTTCAATTGTTTATGCTTAACCGTGAGGTGGACGATTTGGAACAATGGATCGCAGAACGTGAACTTGTTGCCGGTTCACATGAATTAGGACAAGATTATGACCATGTTACATTGTTGTGGGAACGATTCAAAGAATTTGCAAAGGATACAGCTACCGTTGGTGGTGAACGTGTTGCCCGTGCTAACGGCATTGCTGATGATTTAATTCATGCTGGTCATTCGGACAGCGCCACAATTGCAGAATGGAAGGATGGCTTAAATGAGTCGTGGCAAGATTTGTTGGAACTCATTGACACTAGAACACAGATGTTGGCCGCTTCGAGAGAATTACATCGATTCTTCCACGATTGCAAAGATGTTCTCAGCCGAATCCTTGAGAAGCAACACGGTGTTTCCGACGAACTTGGCCGTGATGCTGGTTCCGTTTCAGCACTGCAGCGTAAACACCACAATTTCATTCAAGATTTAACTACACTTTACTCCCAAGTTCAACTCATTCAAGAGGAATCGGCTAAATTGCAAGCATCTTATGCCGGCGACAGAGCCCGTGAAATAACAAATCGTGAACAGGAAGTGCTACAGGCTTGGATGAACTTGCAAGCAATGTGCGACACacgcaaaacaaaattgtccGATACCGGCGATCTGTTCAAATTCTTCAACATGGTCCGTACATTGATGCTATGGATGGACGACGTAGTTCGTCAAATGAATACTTCAGAAAAACCACGTGATGTGTCAGGCGTTGAACTTCTCATGAATAACCATCAAAGCTTAAAGGCAGAAATCGACACTCGCGAAGACAATTTCTCGACCTGTTTGACATTGGGCAAAGAGCTGTTGGCCAGAAATCACTATGCAACAACCGAAATCAAGGATCGTCTATTACAACTGACCAATACTAGAAACGCATTGCTTCATCGTTGGGAAGAGCGTTGGGAGAATTTACAATTGA TTCTCGAAGTCTATCAATTTGCTCGCGATGCTGCTGTTGCCGAAGCCTGGCTTATCGCCCAAGAACCATATTTAATGTCAACGGAATTGGGTCACACAATCGATGAAGTTGAAAATCTGATCAAGAAACACGAAGCCTTTGAGAAGTCCGCTGCCGCGCAAGAGGAAAGATTTAGCGCTTTGCAACGATTAACTACG TTTGAGCTCAAAGAAATGAAACGACGACAAGACGCTGCCGAGGAAGTCGAACGAAAACGTCTACAAGCCGAAAATGAAGCAAAGGCTGCCGCCGAAGCCCAAGCCGAAGCTGCTCGACGAGCTGAATCGAAAGATTCAGCCGATGCATCGTCACCGCACCGGGAACACGAAGCAG tCACAATGAGAGCTGCTTCACCTATAGCTGAGAGACCTATCTCTCAAACAG AGCATGAACCAAAACCTATACCTGCCAAAAGGCAGTCAATCGAACCGGTGCGCCAAAGTATTTCGCCCAAACAAGGAAGTGCAACCCCAC CGAGTGGTTCCGACCGACGCTCTATACCAATGTCACCAACAACACCATCAAATACTGgatcattaaaaattggtaGGCCACGATCTCGATCAAAGAGTCCATTCCGTAGTTTCCGATGGAAACGCGGCTCTACGTCACGTGCTGCTGATTCTGACGATGAAGCag ATCGGCCGAGCTCTGGTGGAGATGCTGATGTTGAAGGTACACTTACACGTAAACACGAATGGGAACACACAACAAAGAAAGCATCGAACCGATCATGGGATAAG GTTTATGTTGTTGCACGCGGTGCCCGTTTGACATTCTACAAAGATCAAAAAGCCAGTAAAGCTGTCCCAGAGTCCACGTTCCGTGGCGAGCCACCATTGATATTAGAAGGTGCATCGGTCGATGTAGCAACAGATTACACGAAAAAGAAGCATGTGTTTAGAATCAA GTTATCGAACGGAGCCGAATTCTTATTGCAAGCGCATGATGATTCTGAAATGAATCAATGGGTGGGAGCATTACAAGCACAGTGTCAAACTGGCGGCGGTGGCGGCAGCAGATCGATGACCCTACCTGCTTCATCACAAAAGGATGAGACCAAAAGGAAGTCGTTCTTTACGCtaaagaaaaa ttaa